The region TCGCTTTTCCGTGCCGGCCGTGCACCAGGTGGTCTCGGCCCACCGCACGCCGCAGAAGATGGCGGCCTTCGCGGCTGCCGCCGAGGAGCGTGGTCTGGAAGTGATCATCGCCGGTGCCGGCGGCGCCGCCCACCTGCCCGGCATGGTCGCCGCCCAGACGGCGGTGCCGGTACTCGGCGTGCCGGTACAGAGCAAGGCCCTGAGCGGCATGGACTCGCTGCTCTCCATCGCCCAGATGCCGGCCGGCATTCCGGTGGGCAGCCTCGCCATCGGCAAGGCCGGCGCGATCAACGCCGCCCTGCTGGCGGTCGCCATCCTCTCCAACTCCCGTCCGCCGTTGCGCCAGGCCCTGCGCGACTTCCGGGCCGCGCAAACGGCGACGGTGCTGGCAGCGGAGCTGCCGTGAATCCGATCCTGCCCGGCGCGACCGTCGGCGTCCTCGGCAGCGGTCAGCTCGGTCGCATGTTGGCCCTGTCGGCCCGGGCCATGGGGTATCGCATCCACACCCTGTCGCCGCAGAGTGACACGCCCACCGGTCAGGTCGCCGACCGCGAAGTGGTCGCCGCCTACGACGACCTCGAGGCGGTTCGCGAGTTCGCCCGGCGGGTGGACGTGGTGACCTTCGAGTTCGAGAACGTCGCCGCCGACGCCACCGCCGTCGCCGCCGAGGAAGGGCCCGTGAGGCCGGCCGGCGAGATCCTCCACATCACCCAGAATCGACGCCGCGAGAAGGCCTTCCTGGCGCGCCACGGATTTCCTCTACCGCCCTACCGGGAGGTCACCTCGGCCGCCGAGCTGGACACCGCCCTGGCAGAGATCGGCACGCCGGCGGTGCTCAAGACGGCCGGTTTCGGTTACGACGGCAAGGGTCAGGTCAAGCTCGCCGCCGGTGACGATCCGGAGGCCGCCTGGCGGGGTCTCGCCACCGACGAGGCGGTTCTCGAAGCCTTCGTCGACTTCGTCGGCGAGCTCTCGGTGGTGGTGGCCCGGGCAGTCGATGGCTCGATAGTGGACTACGGCCCAGTGGCCAACGACCACGTCCGGCACATCCTGGATCTCTCGCTGGCCCCCGCACCGGTGCCGCCGCCGGTCGCCAGTGAAGCTCGCGCCATCGCCCACGGCGTCGCTGAGCAGCTCGACCTGGTGGGAGTGCTGTGTGTCGAGCTGTTTCGCACCAGCGACGATCGGCTGCTGGTCAACGAGCTGGCACCGCGGCCTCACAACTCCGGCCACTGGACCATCGAAGGCTGCACCACCAGCCAGTTCGAGCAACAGCTCCGCGCCGCCTGTGGCCTCGCCCTCGGTGAAGTCCACATCCCGCGCCCGGTGGCGATGGTCAACCTCCTCGGCGACCTGTGGCAGCACGGCGAGCCGAACTGGGACGTCCTGCTCGCCGAGCCCGGCGTCAAGCTCCAACTCTACGGCAAGGCCGAGGCCCGGGTCGGCCGCAAGATGGGGCACCTGACGGTGGTCGACGACGAGGCGGCGCGGGCCAAGGAGCGCGCCATCGCCGCCCGGGAGCTTTTGCGACGCTCGCCCTGAGGCGCTGGTCCCAATGGCTACCGCCGGCGGCCAAGGGGGCTCTCTGGCGACTGGCCGACCGGCTCGGTGACCGCCGCACCAAGATTCGCCGCGGCCCGGCCCGAGGAGTCACCATCGTGGCACCGCTGCGCCGCTGGCGCGGTTATCGCCAGGGCCTCTACGAGGCACCACTCCTGGCCGCCGTGGCGGCAGACCTCGCGGCCGGCGATTGCGCCCTCGACATCGGCGCCGCCTACGGCTACTTCACCCTCGCGATGGCGGCGCGGGTCGGCGAAACCGGCCGGGTGGTGGCCTTCGAGCCGGCCCCCGAGACCGCCGCGGCCCTCACCCGCACCCTGCGGCTCAATCGCGTAAAGCACGTCGAGCAGGTACAGGCGGCCCTCACCGCCGGTAGCGGCGAGAACCGGTTGCTGGTGCCCGCCAATCCGACCATGGCCCGCCTGTCGCCCCGCGGCGGCGTCTCCGTCGCCACCCTCCGGCTCGACGATTGGATGGCGGGACCGTCGGCGCCGGAGCGCCTCGACCTGATCAAGATCGACGTCGAAGGCGCCGAGCTGGAGGTGCTCGAAGGCGGCTGCCGCAGTCTCGAGAAGCATCGTCCGACGGTGCTGTGCGAGCTCCACCGGGGACGCGGCCTGGAGGCTTCCCCGAGGAGCTGCGCGGAGCGCCTGCAAGAGCTCGGCTACCGCCTGCAGGCGATCCCGAACGACCAGCCCTTCGAGCAACGGCTCGCCAAGCTCGAAGCCCGGCCTCTCGGTGATCGCGTCTTGACCCTTCACCTGCGAGCCACCGCGCGATGAGCATTCGAGCCGCCGGGTTGGCAATCCCGCCGAAGAGGCCGTGAGATGGAGGCTCTCCTCCTCGGCCTCAGCTTCGGTTTCGCTTCCGGATTCAGCCCGGGGCCGCTGTTCACCCTGGTGATCACCAGTACCCTGGAGCGCGGCCTGGGGGCAGGCCTGAGGGTTTCCTTGGCCCCTCTGGTGACGGACGCTCCGATCATTCTGCTGTCGGTGCTTTTCCTGCGTTCCCTGCCGCCGTCGTTCCTCACCGTCATCACCATCGCCGGCGCCGGCGTGGTGTTCTATCTCGCCTTCGACACCCTGCGCACCGCCCGCCGGCGCAGCTCCATCGAGCAGGCGACGGCGGCCACCAAGGCACCGCGGGATCTCCTGCGGGCCGTGCTGGTCAACGGCCTGAGCCCTCATCCCTGGCTCTTCTGGGTCAGCATCGGCGGCCCGGCCCTGATCCAGGCGTGGCGCCGCTCGCCGGTCGACGGCAGCGCCTTCCTGCTCGGTTTCTTCCCCCTGCTGGTGGGCGCCAAGATGCTGCTCGCCTGGCTGGCGGCCCGTGGGCGCCCTTATCTCAAAGGTCCCCTCTACGGCCGCGTGCTCACCGCCTGCGGTCTGCTGCTCCTCGTCCTCGGCGTTCTGTTGCTGCGCCACGCGGTGCGCTGAGCGACCGCTCGAAGCCATCCCGATGTCACGTTTCTTTCTCCTCTCCCGTCTCCCGGCCAGCGGCGGAAGCCTTCGCCGCGACACCTGACGAAAAGGA is a window of Acidobacteriota bacterium DNA encoding:
- the purE gene encoding 5-(carboxyamino)imidazole ribonucleotide mutase, producing MTADAKPLVAVIMGSTSDWETMRHAVETLDRFSVPAVHQVVSAHRTPQKMAAFAAAAEERGLEVIIAGAGGAAHLPGMVAAQTAVPVLGVPVQSKALSGMDSLLSIAQMPAGIPVGSLAIGKAGAINAALLAVAILSNSRPPLRQALRDFRAAQTATVLAAELP
- a CDS encoding 5-(carboxyamino)imidazole ribonucleotide synthase, with translation MNPILPGATVGVLGSGQLGRMLALSARAMGYRIHTLSPQSDTPTGQVADREVVAAYDDLEAVREFARRVDVVTFEFENVAADATAVAAEEGPVRPAGEILHITQNRRREKAFLARHGFPLPPYREVTSAAELDTALAEIGTPAVLKTAGFGYDGKGQVKLAAGDDPEAAWRGLATDEAVLEAFVDFVGELSVVVARAVDGSIVDYGPVANDHVRHILDLSLAPAPVPPPVASEARAIAHGVAEQLDLVGVLCVELFRTSDDRLLVNELAPRPHNSGHWTIEGCTTSQFEQQLRAACGLALGEVHIPRPVAMVNLLGDLWQHGEPNWDVLLAEPGVKLQLYGKAEARVGRKMGHLTVVDDEAARAKERAIAARELLRRSP
- a CDS encoding FkbM family methyltransferase; its protein translation is MAPLRRWRGYRQGLYEAPLLAAVAADLAAGDCALDIGAAYGYFTLAMAARVGETGRVVAFEPAPETAAALTRTLRLNRVKHVEQVQAALTAGSGENRLLVPANPTMARLSPRGGVSVATLRLDDWMAGPSAPERLDLIKIDVEGAELEVLEGGCRSLEKHRPTVLCELHRGRGLEASPRSCAERLQELGYRLQAIPNDQPFEQRLAKLEARPLGDRVLTLHLRATAR
- a CDS encoding LysE family transporter — protein: MEALLLGLSFGFASGFSPGPLFTLVITSTLERGLGAGLRVSLAPLVTDAPIILLSVLFLRSLPPSFLTVITIAGAGVVFYLAFDTLRTARRRSSIEQATAATKAPRDLLRAVLVNGLSPHPWLFWVSIGGPALIQAWRRSPVDGSAFLLGFFPLLVGAKMLLAWLAARGRPYLKGPLYGRVLTACGLLLLVLGVLLLRHAVR